In the genome of Chryseobacterium arthrosphaerae, one region contains:
- a CDS encoding acyl carrier protein yields the protein MDTVNATLKMNHEELFTLLKGFITEVIGAEFVEEMDITPESSFTKDLEMDSIEIVSFSEKIKAHFGDQIDFTGWLSSMDLDQLINLDLSMIINYIYECQ from the coding sequence ATGGACACTGTAAACGCAACATTAAAAATGAACCACGAAGAACTTTTTACTTTATTAAAAGGTTTTATTACTGAAGTGATAGGGGCTGAATTTGTAGAGGAGATGGATATTACTCCGGAAAGTTCATTCACCAAAGATCTTGAAATGGACAGCATCGAGATTGTCTCTTTCTCTGAAAAGATCAAGGCGCATTTTGGCGATCAGATCGACTTTACAGGCTGGTTATCTTCTATGGATCTTGACCAGCTTATTAATCTTGACCTTAGTATGATCATCAATTATATCTACGAATGCCAATAA
- a CDS encoding alpha/beta fold hydrolase, with the protein MPIITVNNRQVHIQELNKGAEQTVVLIHGMFSNLSIYYFNIAPILAKHFHVVMYDLKSHGMSERFLDGYDLENMSSDLMGLIDHLQLEKVHLAGYSFGGLIALKTALTYPERVNQLVVMEAPDPQDEKARNIIDEYSKEFLEHYVANFTDTTKVQMGKRQMEKNHRMYEFLFNKTSIKADMIKEKHFLGEADFNQLKASTLLLYGADSNCRPTGEWLQSQIGESELELISGDHNIPIQEPQLIAETIAQFLSNILTKNHG; encoded by the coding sequence ATGCCAATAATCACTGTCAATAACAGACAAGTTCATATACAGGAACTCAATAAAGGAGCCGAACAAACCGTGGTCTTAATCCACGGTATGTTCAGTAACCTGTCCATTTATTATTTTAATATTGCCCCCATTCTGGCAAAACATTTCCATGTGGTGATGTACGATCTGAAAAGTCACGGTATGAGTGAACGCTTTTTGGATGGGTACGACCTTGAAAACATGTCATCCGATCTGATGGGTTTAATAGATCACCTTCAACTGGAAAAAGTACATCTTGCAGGCTATAGCTTCGGCGGTCTTATTGCTTTAAAAACAGCATTAACATATCCTGAACGTGTTAATCAACTGGTGGTGATGGAAGCTCCGGATCCTCAGGACGAAAAAGCCCGTAACATCATTGATGAATACAGCAAGGAATTCCTTGAGCATTATGTAGCCAATTTTACAGATACCACCAAAGTCCAGATGGGCAAAAGACAAATGGAAAAGAACCATCGTATGTATGAGTTTCTGTTTAATAAAACCAGCATCAAAGCAGATATGATCAAGGAAAAACATTTCCTTGGGGAAGCAGATTTCAATCAACTGAAAGCTTCCACTTTATTGCTTTACGGTGCTGATTCCAACTGCAGACCTACAGGAGAATGGCTGCAGTCTCAAATTGGTGAATCCGAACTTGAATTGATTTCCGGCGATCACAATATTCCCATTCAGGAACCTCAGCTTATCGCAGAGACGATCGCTCAGTTTTTATCTAATATTTTAACGAAGAACCATGGCTAA
- a CDS encoding glycosyltransferase translates to MAKFAFIVPPLTGHVNPTLSIGATLLERGHEVAWISLDSTLEAKLPEGGKLLLIQYDQTDEEKKESEQYLDIISKKVVYGIDSVKFLYEEVLIPLNRHCYNGIVALLKTYQPDLIIGDHQLFAAPVAAKALGIPCATSVTAPAAIKIMNELPKVHEWEVNQIIDLQKELGFHEERSLATSDLLTLVLTSTYFFGDMDDLEPQYKFTGPVLTERRISCEFDWDRLKNATNKKILVSIGTTFDHDHKKAFFQKVIDAFKDEDLTVVVVSDPQLFEQWPDNFMVYQQVPQLDLLPHLDGVVCHGGHNTVSETLSNGIPLVVIPIAYDQSHVAGRVVRTEAGERLNFNRFKANHLREAVQQILNNPSYREAAQKVGQSFMEAGGAATAANLLEEAITKTSKHEKPSKFLFVVPPFFGHVSPTLSVGASLLARGHEVKWFGITPLDSKHIPEGGSYYYPEEDLIPYQDEIARILKRQDDGPACSGPEVMKLALEETYVPFAKMMMPGLTRLTESWMPDVIVNDCITFGGALFAHKHNIPCVTTTPVPPDVMGDTEKSAPKIWEWQQNLIKDLQKEVGIHEEGIYIHSHKLNMVFTSQAFAGFDTVPSHMKFVGPVKGRPNEAPFDWDKLNASTTPKIFVSLGTLLVDIRKAFFEKIIAAFKDQPVTVIAATPPEIFEEWPENFIVNSFVPQSAVMQRMDMVICHGGFNTVNDTFRNGLPMLITPIAYDHFHIAKLIEQAGCGISIRYKRLRVEALRETVFELLENPKYRAAAKEVQNTFHLAGGNDKAVELLENFVQEHSTLASV, encoded by the coding sequence ATGGCTAAATTTGCATTTATAGTTCCACCCTTGACAGGACATGTGAATCCTACCCTAAGCATCGGTGCTACGCTGCTGGAAAGAGGACATGAAGTAGCCTGGATCAGCCTTGACTCTACTTTAGAGGCTAAACTTCCCGAGGGCGGAAAATTATTACTGATCCAATACGATCAGACCGACGAAGAAAAAAAAGAAAGCGAACAATATCTTGATATTATTTCAAAAAAAGTAGTGTATGGAATCGACAGCGTGAAATTCCTTTACGAAGAAGTTCTTATTCCACTGAACAGGCATTGCTATAATGGGATTGTGGCTTTATTAAAGACCTACCAACCCGATTTAATCATCGGTGACCATCAGTTATTTGCGGCTCCGGTAGCTGCCAAAGCTCTTGGAATTCCTTGTGCAACTTCCGTTACCGCTCCGGCTGCCATTAAAATCATGAATGAGCTGCCTAAAGTTCACGAATGGGAAGTCAATCAGATCATCGATTTACAGAAAGAACTTGGCTTCCATGAAGAGCGTTCTCTGGCGACTTCAGATCTTCTGACCCTTGTTTTAACTTCAACGTATTTCTTTGGGGATATGGACGATCTGGAACCTCAATACAAATTCACAGGACCCGTTCTTACAGAGCGACGTATCTCTTGTGAGTTTGATTGGGACAGATTGAAAAATGCCACCAACAAAAAGATTTTAGTAAGTATCGGAACCACTTTCGATCACGATCATAAAAAAGCATTCTTCCAAAAGGTTATCGATGCTTTTAAAGACGAAGATTTAACCGTTGTAGTGGTTTCTGATCCGCAGCTTTTCGAGCAGTGGCCGGATAATTTTATGGTCTATCAGCAGGTTCCGCAACTGGATCTGTTACCTCATCTTGATGGTGTGGTTTGCCATGGCGGTCACAACACCGTTTCTGAAACCTTATCCAATGGAATTCCTTTGGTAGTGATTCCTATCGCTTATGACCAGTCGCACGTTGCAGGACGTGTGGTGCGTACAGAAGCAGGTGAACGATTGAACTTTAACAGATTTAAAGCCAATCACCTGAGAGAAGCTGTACAACAAATTTTAAATAACCCAAGCTACCGTGAGGCGGCTCAAAAAGTAGGACAATCTTTTATGGAAGCAGGAGGTGCAGCTACAGCAGCGAATTTATTGGAAGAAGCCATTACAAAGACTTCCAAACACGAAAAACCGTCTAAATTTTTATTCGTTGTTCCGCCATTTTTCGGACATGTGAGCCCTACGTTAAGTGTGGGAGCCAGTCTGCTCGCCCGTGGCCACGAAGTAAAATGGTTCGGTATTACGCCTTTAGACAGCAAACATATTCCGGAAGGAGGTTCTTACTACTATCCGGAAGAAGACCTTATTCCGTATCAGGACGAAATCGCCCGCATTTTAAAAAGACAGGATGATGGTCCGGCCTGTTCAGGTCCTGAAGTGATGAAGTTAGCACTGGAAGAAACGTATGTTCCTTTCGCTAAAATGATGATGCCGGGATTAACGAGATTAACAGAAAGCTGGATGCCTGATGTAATCGTGAATGATTGTATCACCTTCGGAGGTGCACTTTTCGCTCACAAGCATAATATTCCTTGTGTAACCACAACACCCGTTCCACCGGATGTAATGGGAGATACTGAAAAAAGTGCCCCTAAAATCTGGGAATGGCAGCAAAACCTGATCAAAGACTTACAAAAAGAAGTAGGAATTCATGAGGAAGGCATTTACATTCATTCTCATAAACTGAATATGGTCTTTACTTCACAGGCTTTTGCAGGTTTTGATACCGTACCATCTCACATGAAATTTGTAGGTCCGGTAAAAGGTCGTCCCAATGAAGCGCCATTTGACTGGGATAAATTAAATGCATCTACCACACCAAAGATCTTCGTATCATTGGGAACTTTATTGGTAGACATCAGAAAAGCTTTCTTCGAAAAGATCATCGCAGCATTCAAAGACCAGCCGGTAACGGTGATTGCAGCTACTCCACCGGAAATCTTTGAAGAATGGCCGGAGAACTTTATTGTGAACAGCTTTGTCCCTCAATCAGCAGTGATGCAGAGAATGGATATGGTGATCTGCCACGGTGGTTTCAATACGGTGAATGATACTTTCCGTAACGGATTACCGATGTTAATCACCCCTATCGCTTACGATCATTTCCATATTGCAAAATTAATTGAGCAGGCAGGCTGCGGAATCAGCATCCGATACAAAAGACTTCGTGTAGAAGCTCTTCGTGAAACCGTTTTTGAATTACTGGAAAACCCTAAATACAGAGCTGCTGCGAAGGAAGTTCAAAATACCTTCCATCTTGCCGGAGGAAATGATAAAGCAGTAGAATTGCTGGAAAACTTTGTACAGGAACATTCCACTTTAGCTTCAGTATAA
- a CDS encoding condensation domain-containing protein has translation MKRRLLFGERMLLGDGTEPFNAVIPFRLRGTFALKDIQQALAQIQQKHPWLRALIAHDDQNIPWFDVPENPISIPVRIIARKGEDQWQEESRREWNTLFDPKKLPLIRFVWIKGEDVSDMLFAFHHCLCDGGSAMAFLYEFLKVLDNPKTDIGIESPILGIEDVVPANILNSRKQKLKARFIGRLAATAIKVIPTGKKSIDRQNDYLISWKIDETVSQQLISYCKANGATVNTFLSAALLQAFKKVKGAGAFNKVSCPVDIRRFATQVKSDHIFAFGLMIVVSANEKLSFIENLHAMQASVERKTSKLDPYITMMVMESGHDALNNFTKLLKNGKSSNDCMFSNLGRIQIPHEYKEFSVDTIFSPSVIGPLGNTTTLVVSTYRGKMDFSFVGSEGYLPYTDALAIRDEIMKIIKLQLEYIAVS, from the coding sequence ATGAAAAGAAGATTGTTATTTGGCGAACGAATGTTACTGGGAGACGGAACAGAACCCTTCAATGCGGTGATCCCTTTCAGGCTCAGAGGTACCTTTGCATTGAAGGATATCCAGCAGGCTTTGGCTCAGATCCAGCAAAAACATCCGTGGTTAAGGGCACTTATTGCTCACGATGATCAAAATATCCCCTGGTTTGATGTTCCTGAAAACCCGATCTCCATTCCGGTAAGAATTATTGCCAGAAAAGGAGAAGATCAGTGGCAGGAAGAATCCAGAAGGGAGTGGAATACCTTATTCGATCCTAAAAAATTACCTCTTATCCGGTTTGTCTGGATCAAGGGGGAAGACGTTTCTGACATGCTTTTTGCGTTCCACCATTGTTTATGCGATGGTGGTTCTGCAATGGCTTTTCTCTACGAATTTTTAAAGGTATTGGATAATCCAAAGACTGATATTGGGATAGAAAGCCCTATTTTAGGTATTGAGGACGTAGTTCCGGCGAATATTTTAAACAGCAGAAAGCAAAAATTAAAGGCCAGATTCATCGGAAGATTAGCGGCTACAGCCATTAAGGTTATTCCTACCGGCAAAAAATCTATTGACCGTCAAAATGACTATTTAATCAGTTGGAAAATAGATGAAACGGTAAGCCAGCAGCTGATTTCCTATTGCAAAGCCAATGGGGCTACGGTGAACACCTTTTTAAGTGCTGCTTTGCTTCAGGCTTTCAAAAAAGTAAAAGGAGCCGGAGCTTTCAATAAAGTGTCCTGCCCTGTAGACATCAGACGTTTTGCTACCCAGGTTAAAAGCGATCATATTTTTGCTTTTGGATTGATGATCGTAGTTTCTGCCAATGAAAAGCTGAGCTTTATAGAGAATTTACATGCGATGCAGGCCTCTGTAGAACGTAAAACTTCTAAACTTGACCCTTATATTACCATGATGGTGATGGAATCCGGTCATGATGCGTTGAATAATTTTACCAAACTTTTAAAGAACGGAAAATCCTCTAATGACTGTATGTTTTCCAATCTGGGACGCATTCAGATTCCTCATGAGTATAAAGAATTTTCGGTAGATACTATTTTCAGTCCGTCTGTGATTGGTCCGCTGGGCAATACCACCACACTGGTAGTTTCTACGTACCGTGGGAAAATGGATTTTTCATTTGTAGGAAGTGAAGGCTATTTACCGTATACCGATGCCCTGGCCATCCGTGATGAAATCATGAAGATTATTAAGCTGCAACTGGAATATATCGCCGTATCATGA
- a CDS encoding condensation domain-containing protein, with amino-acid sequence MIKRKLMMVERIMYVDPETPVNCIFAAKIKGEIPEQNFKTALEKIQQKHALLRVVIDSKSEKYPFFIEEKDIAPIPLRIVERKTDEDWLTESQKEWKILFEEEKTPLARVVWVRGQDVSEVFWAIPHCISDGTTGVTLMKELLQLLDDPSLELEPYEPFSSVDEFLPSNFNVKSKKFKARLYLTFARFFFMLQQKSKKRNLGKDYVLHQKLDKATTSQITEKCKVNGISVHTLLCSAFMQAFREVKGKEAKGKVISPVDVRHFIPEIKEDHLFAFAPTVDLAIKKGSSDLLNNARQIKEDLTQKIGKMEARELLWMGEQMHPIVDRMISMLKSSNGGHDVTLSNMGRINIPNEYKNFSIETIFSPTVAFPWLNSNTLVTSTYNHQMDFIFLSNEDFLPKAEAAKIKEKAIALMTTS; translated from the coding sequence ATGATCAAAAGAAAACTAATGATGGTAGAAAGGATCATGTATGTAGATCCCGAAACCCCTGTAAACTGCATATTTGCAGCGAAAATAAAAGGAGAAATTCCGGAGCAGAATTTTAAAACGGCTCTGGAAAAAATCCAGCAGAAACATGCGTTGCTAAGAGTGGTTATCGACTCTAAAAGCGAGAAATACCCCTTTTTTATAGAAGAAAAAGACATCGCTCCTATCCCACTCCGCATTGTAGAAAGAAAAACAGATGAAGACTGGCTTACCGAGTCTCAGAAAGAATGGAAAATCTTGTTTGAGGAAGAGAAAACACCGCTTGCCCGTGTAGTATGGGTAAGAGGACAGGATGTTTCTGAAGTCTTTTGGGCCATCCCTCATTGCATTTCAGACGGAACCACCGGAGTGACTTTAATGAAGGAACTTCTTCAGCTTTTGGATGATCCTTCTTTAGAATTGGAACCTTATGAGCCTTTCTCTTCCGTGGATGAATTTCTCCCTTCCAACTTTAATGTAAAAAGTAAAAAATTCAAAGCCAGACTTTATCTGACCTTTGCCAGGTTCTTCTTTATGCTGCAACAGAAAAGCAAAAAGAGAAACCTTGGAAAAGACTATGTTCTTCACCAAAAGCTGGATAAGGCCACAACGTCCCAAATCACTGAAAAATGTAAAGTCAATGGCATTTCCGTACATACTTTGCTTTGTTCTGCCTTTATGCAGGCCTTCCGGGAAGTGAAAGGGAAAGAAGCCAAAGGGAAAGTCATCAGTCCGGTAGATGTGCGTCATTTTATTCCGGAGATCAAAGAAGATCATTTATTTGCCTTTGCTCCAACGGTAGATCTTGCTATTAAAAAAGGAAGTTCCGATCTGTTGAACAATGCCAGACAGATTAAAGAAGACCTTACTCAGAAAATAGGAAAAATGGAAGCCCGCGAACTGCTGTGGATGGGCGAACAGATGCACCCAATTGTAGACCGTATGATCTCCATGCTTAAATCAAGCAATGGTGGCCATGATGTAACCCTCTCCAATATGGGCAGGATCAATATCCCGAACGAGTACAAAAACTTCAGCATTGAAACTATTTTCAGTCCTACGGTAGCCTTCCCGTGGCTGAACTCAAACACTTTGGTGACGAGTACCTACAACCATCAGATGGATTTTATATTTTTGTCCAACGAAGACTTCCTTCCCAAAGCGGAAGCCGCGAAAATAAAAGAGAAAGCTATAGCGCTAATGACCACCTCATGA
- a CDS encoding Fic family protein, with the protein MKPPYTITDTILFLIASISEKIGEINASHLYKPVTELRKKNRIKTIQSSLEIEGNTITEEQITALLENKRVIAPQKDILEVQNAIQVYEEINQLNPYHLKDLEKAHSILMKGLVAHPGKLRTTNVGIIKGSKVEHIAPGGTMVKGLMKDLFAYLKKDKDLILIKSCVFHYEFEFIHPFTDGNGRMGRLWQTLILMQQYPVFEYLPVEVLIKQRQAEYYHTLSESDKKGNSTPFIEFMLGIILESLQELLHSQNKTLYTEDRIFLFKEKVKQSKFSRKDYMQNFRSISAPTASRDLKWAVEQGILLKSGEQRLTEYWFKK; encoded by the coding sequence ATGAAACCTCCCTATACCATTACAGATACCATTTTATTTTTAATAGCTTCTATTTCTGAAAAGATAGGAGAAATCAATGCTTCACATCTGTATAAACCTGTCACTGAATTAAGGAAAAAGAACAGGATCAAAACCATTCAGTCTTCCCTGGAAATTGAAGGAAATACCATTACGGAAGAACAGATAACTGCTTTACTGGAAAATAAAAGAGTTATTGCTCCTCAAAAAGATATTCTTGAAGTTCAGAATGCGATACAGGTATATGAAGAAATCAATCAGCTGAATCCTTATCACTTAAAAGACCTGGAAAAAGCGCATTCTATTCTGATGAAAGGACTGGTTGCTCATCCTGGTAAGTTAAGAACCACTAATGTAGGAATCATTAAAGGTTCAAAAGTAGAACATATAGCACCGGGAGGCACCATGGTAAAAGGATTGATGAAAGACCTCTTTGCTTATCTGAAAAAAGACAAAGACCTGATTTTAATTAAAAGCTGTGTTTTCCACTATGAGTTTGAATTTATACATCCTTTTACAGATGGTAACGGAAGAATGGGCAGGCTCTGGCAGACCTTGATTCTGATGCAGCAATATCCTGTATTTGAATATCTGCCCGTAGAAGTTCTCATCAAACAAAGACAGGCCGAATACTATCATACCTTATCAGAATCTGATAAAAAAGGCAATTCTACTCCTTTTATAGAATTTATGTTGGGGATTATCCTCGAATCTTTACAGGAACTTCTTCATTCTCAAAACAAAACACTGTATACAGAAGACAGAATTTTCTTATTTAAAGAGAAAGTAAAGCAAAGTAAGTTCAGCAGGAAAGACTATATGCAGAACTTTAGGAGCATTTCTGCTCCTACAGCAAGCAGAGACCTGAAATGGGCTGTTGAACAGGGTATTTTACTAAAATCCGGAGAACAGAGACTGACAGAATATTGGTTTAAAAAATGA
- the hsdR gene encoding EcoAI/FtnUII family type I restriction enzme subunit R codes for MDKKLFSERDICTKYITPALENAGWDKFKQFREEVNFTDGRIIVQGKLSTRGKKKRADYILYYKPNIPIGIIEVKENNQNVGSGMQQALNYADILNLPFVFSTNGDSFLFHDKTNKQNIETEIQLENFPSPEELWNKYLEYKEVKTEEGKQIVEQDYFFDGSGKTPRYYQQNAINLTLEAIAKGQNRILLVMATGTGKTYTAFQIVHRLWKSKSKKRILFLADRNALIDQTKRGDFKHFRDKMTIVQKRQVDKSYEVYLAIYQGLTGNEEDKNIFKQFSPEFFDLIVIDECHRGSANEDSAWREVLTYFKSATQIGLTATPKETEEVSNAEYFGDPVYTYTLKQGIDDGFLAPYQVVRVTVSVDAEGWRPEKDKTDKQGNTVEDRIYNRKDYDRNLVIDERTEKVANKVTEFLKSTNRFNKTIVFCRDVDHAERMRSALATLNTDLVAQNHKYVMRITGDNDEGKRELDNFIDPEQTYPVIATTSELMTTGVDAQTCKLIVLDTEIGSMTKFKQIVGRGTRVNEEFGKLYFTILDFRNATDLFADPMFDGNPERIKIIDEDEKLNGDFEGENDSNEQESNEDVNKNTKASDPNNEDPYTEKKIKPSKVYVNGVDVSILNTRELYFDKNGKPVTISLKDYSKQLIQEQFSTLDNFLNVWTNSDRKDAIIQEIHEQGIPVADLLEAVNKECDLFDIICHVAFDQKPLTRKERANNVKKRNYFSKYGDQARKVLEALVDKYADEGIENIESMEVLKLKPIDELGTPKEIIKNFGGRNEYLDALKELEQEIYSIA; via the coding sequence ATGGACAAAAAACTCTTTTCAGAACGTGACATATGCACAAAATATATTACTCCTGCTCTAGAAAATGCGGGTTGGGATAAATTTAAACAATTCAGAGAAGAAGTAAATTTTACAGATGGAAGAATTATTGTGCAAGGTAAACTATCTACCAGAGGTAAAAAGAAAAGAGCAGATTATATTTTATATTATAAACCCAATATTCCAATAGGAATTATTGAAGTTAAAGAAAATAACCAAAATGTAGGATCTGGAATGCAACAAGCATTAAATTATGCTGATATTCTTAATCTTCCATTTGTATTCTCTACTAATGGAGATTCATTTTTATTTCATGATAAAACGAATAAACAAAATATTGAAACTGAAATTCAGTTGGAGAATTTTCCATCTCCTGAGGAACTTTGGAATAAATATTTAGAATATAAAGAAGTAAAAACTGAAGAGGGAAAACAAATTGTAGAACAGGATTATTTTTTTGATGGTTCCGGGAAGACACCTAGATATTATCAACAAAATGCAATCAATCTTACGTTAGAAGCTATTGCAAAAGGCCAAAACAGAATTTTACTTGTAATGGCAACTGGAACAGGAAAAACTTATACTGCTTTTCAAATTGTTCATAGATTATGGAAGTCAAAATCGAAGAAAAGAATTCTGTTTCTTGCCGATAGAAATGCATTAATAGACCAAACCAAAAGAGGGGATTTTAAGCATTTCCGAGATAAAATGACTATTGTTCAAAAGAGACAAGTTGATAAATCTTATGAAGTTTATTTAGCCATTTATCAAGGATTAACAGGTAATGAAGAAGATAAAAATATATTTAAGCAATTTAGTCCTGAATTCTTTGATTTAATTGTAATTGATGAGTGCCATAGAGGAAGTGCAAATGAGGATTCTGCTTGGAGAGAGGTATTAACATATTTTAAATCAGCTACTCAAATTGGGCTTACTGCTACTCCAAAAGAAACAGAAGAGGTAAGTAATGCTGAATATTTTGGAGATCCAGTTTATACTTACACTCTTAAACAAGGAATTGATGATGGTTTTTTAGCTCCTTATCAAGTTGTTAGAGTAACAGTAAGCGTTGATGCAGAAGGTTGGAGACCAGAAAAAGATAAAACTGATAAACAAGGAAATACCGTTGAAGATCGTATTTACAATAGAAAAGATTATGACAGAAATCTTGTCATTGATGAACGAACAGAAAAAGTAGCAAATAAAGTAACTGAATTTCTAAAGAGCACTAATAGATTTAATAAGACCATAGTATTTTGCAGAGATGTAGATCATGCTGAAAGAATGCGTTCCGCTTTAGCTACTTTAAATACTGATCTTGTTGCACAAAATCATAAATATGTAATGAGAATTACAGGAGATAATGATGAGGGCAAAAGAGAGCTAGATAATTTTATTGATCCGGAACAGACATATCCAGTTATAGCCACAACTTCTGAATTAATGACAACAGGTGTAGATGCTCAGACTTGTAAGTTAATAGTTTTAGATACAGAAATTGGATCTATGACTAAATTCAAGCAGATTGTTGGACGTGGTACACGTGTAAACGAAGAGTTTGGAAAGCTATACTTTACAATTTTAGATTTCCGTAATGCTACGGATTTATTTGCTGATCCCATGTTTGACGGAAACCCTGAACGTATAAAAATTATTGATGAAGATGAAAAACTAAATGGGGATTTCGAAGGTGAAAACGATTCTAATGAACAGGAATCAAATGAAGATGTAAATAAAAATACTAAAGCTTCAGATCCAAATAATGAAGATCCATACACTGAGAAAAAGATAAAACCTTCAAAAGTATATGTCAATGGTGTAGATGTTTCTATTCTTAATACAAGAGAATTGTATTTTGATAAAAATGGGAAGCCAGTAACCATCAGTTTGAAAGACTATTCAAAGCAGTTAATTCAGGAGCAATTTTCAACATTAGATAATTTCCTGAATGTATGGACAAACTCAGACCGAAAAGATGCCATTATTCAAGAAATTCATGAACAAGGAATTCCTGTAGCAGATCTTTTAGAAGCAGTAAATAAAGAATGTGATCTTTTTGATATTATCTGTCATGTAGCATTCGATCAAAAACCTCTTACTAGAAAAGAAAGAGCAAATAACGTTAAGAAAAGAAATTATTTTTCTAAATACGGAGATCAGGCAAGAAAAGTTCTGGAAGCATTAGTTGACAAATATGCTGATGAAGGAATCGAAAATATAGAATCAATGGAAGTTTTAAAATTAAAACCCATTGATGAATTAGGAACACCAAAAGAAATAATCAAAAATTTTGGTGGACGAAATGAGTACTTAGATGCTCTTAAAGAATTAGAACAAGAAATTTACTCAATCGCTTAG
- a CDS encoding class I SAM-dependent DNA methyltransferase, whose amino-acid sequence MSISGIVDSVRKIMWQDSGLNGDAQRLEQLGWMLFFKVFCDKEDELELLYDNYESPIPAQYHWNNWAADDEGITGDELLNFIDRDLFPALRDLDLSTGNRRALIVHEVFAGNNNYMKSGINIRKVLNKLNEIDFNSTKDRHAFGDVYESLLKDLQSAGKSGEFYTPRAITQFITHVLDPKLGEKILDPACGTGGYLTAAIDSISKKVESVEDRQLLQDSIIGWEYKPLPYLLATTNLILHDIEVPNITYRDSLDQSLSEYKEKQRVDIIMANPPFGGIVANNNENNFPQNYRTKESADLFLILMIHLLKVGGRAGIVLPDGSLTGDGVKQRVREKLLKDCRLHTIIRLPNSVFQPYATVATNLLFFDKVHHNNETADFATQEIWYYEHRLPEGQKSYSKTKPIKESEFDPIRTWWDNRIESEVCWKVDIKTLQERNFDLDIKNPNKVAEVYEYSSSELIMKFSESLIKTNQFLKELKKAID is encoded by the coding sequence ATGAGTATATCAGGGATAGTAGATAGCGTCCGAAAAATCATGTGGCAGGATTCTGGTCTAAATGGTGATGCACAACGTTTAGAGCAGTTAGGTTGGATGCTTTTCTTTAAGGTATTTTGTGATAAAGAAGATGAGTTAGAACTACTATATGACAATTATGAATCTCCAATTCCGGCACAATATCACTGGAATAATTGGGCTGCGGATGATGAAGGAATAACGGGTGATGAATTGCTAAATTTTATTGATAGAGATTTATTTCCCGCTTTAAGAGATTTGGATTTAAGTACGGGAAATAGACGTGCACTTATTGTTCACGAAGTCTTTGCTGGAAATAACAACTACATGAAAAGTGGAATCAATATTCGTAAAGTTTTAAATAAACTCAATGAAATTGATTTTAATTCCACTAAAGATCGTCATGCTTTTGGTGATGTATATGAAAGTTTATTAAAAGATCTTCAATCTGCAGGTAAATCGGGAGAGTTTTATACTCCTCGTGCTATTACACAATTTATCACCCATGTTCTTGATCCGAAATTAGGAGAAAAAATCCTTGATCCGGCATGTGGAACGGGAGGGTATTTAACTGCTGCAATTGATAGTATTTCTAAAAAAGTTGAGTCTGTTGAAGACAGACAACTTTTACAAGACAGTATTATTGGTTGGGAGTATAAACCACTTCCCTATTTATTGGCTACAACTAACTTAATTTTACATGATATTGAAGTTCCCAATATCACTTACAGAGACTCATTAGATCAATCTTTAAGTGAATATAAAGAAAAACAACGTGTAGATATTATCATGGCCAATCCTCCTTTTGGTGGAATTGTTGCTAATAATAATGAAAACAATTTTCCTCAAAATTATCGTACAAAAGAATCTGCAGATCTATTTTTAATTTTAATGATTCATTTATTAAAAGTTGGTGGTCGCGCTGGTATTGTATTACCAGATGGTTCTCTTACAGGGGATGGAGTAAAGCAACGTGTACGTGAAAAGCTATTAAAGGATTGTCGTTTACACACTATTATTCGTCTACCCAATTCTGTATTTCAACCATATGCAACAGTAGCAACCAATTTATTATTCTTTGATAAAGTACATCATAATAATGAAACGGCTGACTTCGCAACACAAGAAATTTGGTATTATGAGCATCGCCTTCCAGAAGGACAAAAATCTTATAGTAAAACCAAACCTATAAAAGAATCCGAATTTGATCCTATCAGAACATGGTGGGATAATCGTATAGAAAGTGAAGTTTGTTGGAAAGTTGATATTAAAACATTACAGGAAAGAAATTTTGATTTAGATATTAAAAATCCTAATAAAGTAGCAGAAGTGTATGAATATTCTTCTTCAGAATTAATAATGAAATTTTCTGAATCTTTAATTAAGACCAATCAATTTTTAAAGGAACTTAAAAAAGCGATAGATTAA